From the genome of Scytonema hofmannii PCC 7110, one region includes:
- a CDS encoding TIGR04282 family arsenosugar biosynthesis glycosyltransferase gives MLKQHLVIFTRYPEPGKTKTRLIGALSPEGAAELQRQMTEHTISQVKQLLIGFSLSFEVRFAGGNLPIVHDWLGSDLICQPQGEGDLGERLVRSLLYAFESGAERVIIIGTDCPDINAGILVKAFEQLHHKDLVLGPAEDGGYYLIGLQRPIPDLFANITWGTSQVLQQTIEIAHLLNLSVGYLPVLCDLDRPEDLPLWEKFVSSP, from the coding sequence ATGCTAAAACAGCATCTAGTTATATTTACGCGCTATCCTGAACCTGGCAAGACAAAAACCCGATTGATCGGCGCTTTAAGTCCAGAAGGCGCGGCTGAGCTTCAGCGCCAAATGACCGAACACACAATATCTCAGGTAAAACAGCTGCTCATAGGCTTTAGTTTATCTTTTGAAGTGCGGTTTGCAGGTGGGAATTTGCCAATTGTGCATGATTGGCTGGGTTCTGACTTAATTTGCCAGCCTCAAGGAGAAGGAGACTTGGGTGAGCGCTTGGTGCGATCGCTTTTGTATGCTTTTGAATCAGGAGCAGAAAGAGTTATTATCATTGGGACAGATTGTCCTGACATCAATGCTGGAATTCTTGTCAAGGCCTTTGAGCAACTTCACCATAAAGATCTCGTGTTAGGGCCAGCAGAAGACGGTGGTTATTACTTGATTGGTTTACAACGCCCCATCCCAGACTTATTTGCTAACATCACTTGGGGAACTTCTCAAGTCCTACAACAAACTATAGAGATTGCCCATCTGCTGAATCTATCAGTCGGTTACCTACCTGTTCTATGCGATCTCGATCGCCCAGAAGATTTACCGTTGTGGGAAAAATTTGTTTCTTCCCCCTAA
- the cobD gene encoding threonine-phosphate decarboxylase CobD gives MRRPKHGGNLAWASALADCPSNAILDFSASISPLGPPKSALAAITSQLDNLRHYPDPNYCELRLALSHFHKLSPEWILPGNGSAELLSLAGRELAQLAATVLIAPAFGDYYRALAAYDAKVLEFPVPLTATEEQESPPLNSVAFLSPLSEILDKNLRTFDKGLLLNNPHNPTGKLFSREAILPYLETFALVVVDEAFMDFLPPDREQSSIDMVQDYPNLVILRSLTKFYSLPGLRLGYAIAHPDRLQRWQLWRDPWPVNTLAAAAAVAALQDEVFQAETWAWLPPTRNQLFLGLASLPELQPLDGAANFLLVESQQSVLQLQQKLLKDHRILIRDCLSFPELGDRYFRVAVLSSSDNHRLLKALSLVISH, from the coding sequence ATGCGGCGACCTAAACACGGGGGAAATTTAGCTTGGGCTTCCGCACTGGCTGATTGTCCCTCAAATGCAATTCTGGATTTTTCTGCCAGCATTAGCCCTTTGGGACCGCCAAAAAGCGCTCTCGCTGCTATTACGTCCCAATTGGATAATCTCAGGCATTATCCAGACCCAAATTACTGTGAACTGAGACTTGCTCTCAGTCACTTTCATAAACTCTCTCCAGAGTGGATTTTGCCGGGTAACGGCTCGGCAGAGTTGCTCTCTCTTGCAGGCAGAGAATTAGCACAATTAGCCGCAACAGTTTTAATCGCTCCAGCCTTTGGCGACTACTATCGGGCGCTGGCGGCATACGATGCCAAAGTTCTGGAGTTTCCCGTGCCATTAACAGCCACTGAGGAGCAGGAATCACCCCCGTTGAATTCAGTGGCTTTCTTAAGTCCTTTGTCAGAAATTCTTGACAAAAACCTCAGGACTTTTGACAAAGGACTATTGCTTAATAATCCTCACAATCCAACAGGAAAGTTATTTTCGCGGGAAGCAATTCTGCCATATCTTGAGACATTTGCTTTAGTGGTAGTAGATGAAGCTTTTATGGATTTTTTGCCTCCAGATCGGGAACAAAGCTCGATCGATATGGTGCAAGATTATCCAAACTTAGTGATTTTGCGATCGCTGACCAAATTCTACAGTTTGCCAGGATTGCGCCTGGGATATGCAATCGCGCATCCCGACAGATTGCAGCGCTGGCAGTTATGGCGTGACCCTTGGCCTGTAAACACCTTAGCAGCCGCAGCAGCCGTCGCTGCTCTCCAAGATGAGGTGTTTCAGGCAGAAACCTGGGCATGGTTACCACCAACACGAAACCAGCTTTTCCTTGGTTTAGCCTCTTTGCCAGAATTACAACCCTTGGATGGTGCTGCTAATTTTTTACTCGTTGAGTCACAACAATCAGTATTGCAGTTGCAGCAAAAATTACTCAAAGACCACCGAATCTTAATTCGGGATTGCCTAAGTTTTCCTGAATTAGGCGATCGCTATTTCCGTGTTGCCGTGCTTTCTTCTTCAGATAACCATCGCTTGCTAAAAGCTTTATCATTAGTCATTAGTCATTAG
- a CDS encoding HpsJ family protein, whose protein sequence is MNTHLAAVTAARTAKVVGLILIVSFFVDFLILLFPFQPTNKAWQIDLATALVDRGIVPLVGLGFLFAGYWIDSIDDGNRPGIDLRFPAFILSSILGLMFLLIFPLHLNNVRQASATRVEQISKDAEAAENQLKTQLNQVQAQLSNDKVRAAVEQQKSQIRNQFTELLKDDQRYKQALENPNIPQAQKDLLKKFKANPQELDKFIAQQSDPQALANQQLSTIRERKEEAEKQARERAWKSGLRIGMSSLLLSIGYIIIGWTGIRSTGATQGGGRKVPAR, encoded by the coding sequence ATGAATACTCATTTAGCTGCTGTAACTGCTGCCCGCACTGCTAAAGTCGTGGGACTCATTCTAATAGTGTCTTTCTTTGTGGACTTTCTGATTCTTTTGTTTCCCTTCCAACCAACTAACAAGGCATGGCAAATTGATTTGGCAACGGCGTTGGTTGACCGAGGAATTGTGCCACTCGTGGGTTTGGGTTTCCTTTTTGCTGGATACTGGATTGACAGTATAGATGATGGAAATCGTCCCGGTATCGACCTGAGATTTCCAGCGTTTATACTGTCAAGCATTTTGGGCTTGATGTTTTTGCTGATTTTTCCCTTACACCTCAATAATGTTCGCCAAGCAAGTGCTACTAGGGTAGAGCAAATCAGTAAGGATGCCGAAGCTGCAGAAAATCAATTAAAAACCCAGCTCAATCAAGTGCAAGCTCAATTGAGTAACGATAAAGTCAGAGCAGCCGTAGAACAACAAAAATCTCAAATCAGAAATCAGTTTACCGAACTGTTAAAAGACGATCAACGCTACAAGCAAGCACTTGAAAACCCAAATATCCCCCAAGCTCAAAAAGATTTGCTCAAGAAGTTTAAGGCAAATCCCCAAGAACTTGACAAATTTATTGCCCAGCAAAGCGATCCTCAAGCTTTAGCAAATCAACAACTGAGCACAATTCGGGAGCGGAAGGAAGAAGCTGAGAAACAAGCCAGAGAAAGGGCATGGAAATCAGGATTGCGAATTGGAATGAGCAGTTTGCTGTTGTCTATTGGTTACATCATCATTGGTTGGACTGGAATAAGAAGTACGGGTGCTACACAAGGTGGTGGACGCAAAGTTCCTGCACGGTAA
- a CDS encoding Fur family transcriptional regulator has translation MQKQALSIQPIRSLEDALDRCQQLGMRVSRQRRFILELLWDAQEHLSAREIYDRLNLQGKGIGHTSVYQNLEALSSQGIIECIERCDGRLYGNISDSHSHVNCLDTNQILDVHIELPEDFIRKVEEQTGVKITDYSINFYGYRNNKEQNRDE, from the coding sequence ATGCAAAAACAAGCGTTATCTATACAACCAATTCGTTCCCTAGAAGATGCTCTCGATCGCTGTCAGCAGCTAGGTATGCGCGTGAGTCGCCAGCGTCGTTTTATTTTAGAACTGTTGTGGGATGCACAAGAGCATCTATCTGCCCGAGAAATTTACGATCGCCTAAACTTGCAAGGAAAAGGGATCGGGCATACCTCTGTTTATCAAAACTTAGAAGCTTTATCCAGCCAGGGCATTATTGAGTGTATTGAACGCTGTGATGGGCGTTTATATGGCAATATTAGTGATTCTCACAGTCACGTTAACTGTTTGGACACCAACCAGATTCTGGATGTTCATATAGAACTCCCAGAAGATTTCATTCGCAAGGTAGAAGAACAAACAGGCGTAAAAATTACCGATTACAGTATCAACTTTTACGGCTACCGCAATAACAAAGAACAGAATAGAGATGAGTAG
- a CDS encoding DUF3685 domain-containing protein has translation MSDRPLKLLLIDQDPIFRLGLRVALEVIPDIEVISEAETDTTALQILAELAQNDPNRVNLVVLELGNGHSISSQQLGLQLCRHLKIQYPNLPVLLLSSTQEQGILLATKAAGVNGYCPKGVPVAELVTAMEEVAAGRSSWYGVVGGQKGWGAEEQRGQGRSTNNQSKIQNPKSKIQNRLIPLLRLRNKLRLSGASYINATLAEVTAKLQVPGLPLLEQASLAGRRRELLAARWLLDQLLTSPLERQQVEARVSYDRDSLTRDVPQGNYFADVRSQFPIDLPSRPSRHNSDFLKPPKPSVLPSPRALQAELFALCVTKIQFSSQNLTNVVLEIDILREDKKRELLYMILQKVADTLDKMRTSHVEISDIDNLKETVLLDIWRESTIDFFGKFSKIRVGDRNLEIVNLLLQDAVVVQREILNKIPFFVELFTYLLFQTDLQVDNTSYPPNSSEAKEQAENILENLLIQIANGVFQPLLNSLSDVEAIKQNFYTRHFISTREIEKFRNNLSWKYRLSTYVSEPKAIFESRYELFIFAPRGIAKISLYAPRSQELAQLSGIPLVVTLAIEFRDSLTPRLQSLLSFLGNGVVFVLTRIIGRGIGLIARGIIQGIGNVSLRR, from the coding sequence ATGAGCGATCGCCCGTTGAAACTACTGTTAATTGACCAAGACCCTATTTTTCGGTTAGGGCTGAGGGTAGCGTTGGAAGTCATCCCTGACATTGAGGTGATATCCGAAGCCGAAACAGATACCACTGCATTGCAGATCCTAGCAGAACTTGCACAAAATGATCCTAATCGTGTGAACTTGGTGGTTTTAGAACTGGGCAACGGTCACTCCATCTCAAGCCAACAACTGGGTTTACAACTCTGTCGGCATTTGAAAATTCAATACCCCAACTTGCCAGTGTTGCTTCTAAGTTCTACTCAAGAACAAGGAATACTCTTAGCAACAAAGGCGGCGGGAGTCAATGGTTATTGTCCTAAAGGTGTACCTGTTGCTGAATTAGTGACTGCCATGGAAGAAGTAGCCGCAGGGCGTTCATCTTGGTACGGGGTAGTAGGAGGACAGAAGGGCTGGGGAGCAGAGGAGCAGAGGGGACAAGGGAGAAGTACAAATAACCAATCCAAAATCCAAAATCCAAAATCCAAAATCCAAAATCGGTTAATCCCCTTACTTCGTCTGCGGAATAAACTGCGCCTGTCGGGTGCTAGTTACATCAACGCTACTTTGGCAGAGGTTACCGCAAAACTACAAGTTCCTGGGCTTCCACTTTTAGAACAAGCATCTCTAGCTGGGCGACGGCGAGAACTGTTAGCCGCCCGTTGGTTACTCGATCAGTTATTAACTTCACCTTTGGAAAGGCAACAAGTAGAGGCGAGAGTCTCCTACGATCGCGATTCCCTCACCCGTGATGTTCCTCAAGGCAATTATTTTGCGGACGTGCGATCGCAGTTTCCCATAGACTTACCTTCACGCCCTTCCCGTCACAATTCAGATTTTTTAAAACCTCCAAAACCCTCAGTTTTACCTAGTCCCAGAGCACTACAAGCAGAATTATTTGCTCTTTGTGTTACAAAAATTCAGTTTTCTTCGCAAAATTTAACTAATGTGGTTTTAGAAATTGATATTTTGCGTGAAGATAAAAAACGCGAACTTCTCTATATGATTCTGCAAAAAGTTGCAGATACGTTGGATAAAATGCGTACATCTCATGTTGAAATTTCCGACATAGATAACTTAAAAGAGACTGTGTTACTTGATATATGGCGAGAATCAACTATAGATTTTTTTGGAAAATTTTCTAAGATTAGAGTTGGCGATCGCAATTTAGAAATCGTCAATTTACTGCTCCAGGATGCTGTTGTTGTTCAAAGAGAAATTCTCAATAAAATACCCTTCTTTGTCGAATTATTTACCTACTTATTATTTCAAACAGATTTACAAGTAGATAATACTTCGTATCCACCTAATAGTTCTGAAGCCAAAGAGCAGGCAGAAAATATTCTAGAAAATCTTTTGATTCAAATTGCAAATGGTGTATTTCAGCCACTCCTAAACTCTTTATCAGATGTAGAAGCCATCAAACAAAATTTCTACACCCGACACTTTATTTCCACGCGAGAGATAGAAAAATTTAGAAATAATTTATCATGGAAGTATCGTTTAAGCACTTACGTATCTGAGCCTAAAGCAATTTTTGAAAGCCGCTACGAGCTTTTTATTTTTGCACCTCGTGGTATTGCGAAAATTTCACTTTATGCGCCTCGTAGTCAAGAACTTGCTCAGCTTTCTGGCATTCCGCTAGTTGTCACCTTAGCGATAGAATTTCGAGATTCATTAACACCTCGGTTGCAATCATTACTCTCTTTTTTAGGAAACGGTGTCGTATTTGTTTTAACACGAATAATTGGTCGTGGTATTGGTTTGATTGCTCGCGGTATCATCCAAGGAATTGGTAATGTTTCTTTAAGACGTTAG
- a CDS encoding mechanosensitive ion channel family protein, whose translation MMQLIVPIGFLLIGLLSGIIGEKVIFIRLKKIAFGRKFPIGEILIQSLNRMPFIWCTLGGFYGAVISYRIVPEITELLKKVITIAFLYSVTLVLARLTAGIINLYLRRTEKLSASLISNAAKTAVLVLGILILLQTLGVEITPLVTTLGITGIAVGLALQDTLANLFSGFYLIISKQVRTGDYVKLDSGNHEGYVTDITWRNTTIKELSNNVIIVPNSKLATAIFTNYHLPVKEITLRMTVGVSYDSDLEQVERVTVEVAKEVMQEVAPELMSNEPYLRFENFADFSINFTLYMRVSEFFDQRIARHLFVKKLHKRYQKEGIKIPFPIRDIYMQGN comes from the coding sequence ATGATGCAATTGATTGTACCAATTGGATTTCTTCTCATTGGTTTACTTAGTGGAATTATTGGCGAAAAAGTTATCTTTATAAGACTGAAAAAGATTGCATTTGGCAGAAAATTCCCAATTGGTGAAATACTAATTCAATCCTTAAATCGTATGCCGTTTATTTGGTGTACGTTAGGTGGTTTTTATGGTGCAGTTATTAGTTATCGTATAGTTCCAGAAATTACAGAACTTCTGAAAAAAGTTATTACAATTGCTTTTTTATACTCTGTTACTTTAGTTCTTGCCAGACTTACTGCTGGCATTATCAATCTTTATTTACGGAGAACAGAAAAACTTTCAGCATCTTTGATTTCTAATGCTGCTAAAACTGCTGTTTTAGTTTTAGGTATATTAATCTTACTGCAAACACTTGGAGTTGAGATTACACCACTTGTTACTACCTTGGGTATTACAGGTATTGCAGTTGGTTTGGCACTTCAAGACACATTAGCCAATTTATTTTCTGGCTTTTACCTAATTATCTCCAAGCAAGTAAGAACCGGAGATTACGTGAAGCTGGATTCTGGCAATCATGAGGGTTATGTTACAGATATAACATGGCGAAATACAACTATTAAGGAGCTTTCTAACAATGTCATTATCGTACCTAACTCTAAGCTAGCTACTGCAATTTTTACAAACTACCATCTTCCAGTTAAAGAGATTACCTTGAGAATGACTGTAGGGGTTTCCTACGATAGTGACTTAGAACAGGTCGAAAGAGTCACTGTAGAAGTGGCTAAAGAAGTTATGCAAGAAGTGGCTCCAGAATTGATGAGCAATGAGCCTTATTTAAGATTTGAAAACTTTGCTGATTTTAGTATTAATTTTACGCTTTATATGCGGGTGAGTGAGTTTTTCGATCAACGCATTGCCAGACATTTGTTTGTTAAGAAATTGCACAAACGCTATCAAAAAGAAGGAATCAAAATTCCCTTTCCTATTCGTGACATTTACATGCAAGGAAATTAA
- a CDS encoding dihydrolipoyl dehydrogenase family protein — MTNDYDVVIIGGSLAGRFAALSATQFKAKVALVEPTVNGELYLANALYGFVYHQAFSQISNFAKQLDGAFLKGLHISCADNEQQCQSSVDASQALLYSQGIISKIQEQYSPAILAAQGVDVIVGDGQFQPSPTLAFVVNNRQLRARTYLLATGSRPEIPEIEGLQKIGFLTIPDVWQSLSSPTPPKQWVIIGGVPQSIEMAQTLARLDYDVTLIVARKNILPQVDFEISQLLCSQLEAEGVRIMTQSPVTQVRRIENQKWLQVGDKAIETDEIIVATAQHPNIESLNLAAVDVKWNSHRLLVNDRLQTTNRRIWACGDVIGGYAIANLANYEARIAVQNALFFSRQKVNYQQIPWGIFTYPSVAQVGLTEAQAKRQYSLDKIIVVRQYFKSIASAQIQDETTGICKLITLNHGEILGASIFGAKAIEFIHVIALAIAQKIKVTRLAHIAPLYPSFSEILEQTALSWSQHKLNSDLAWQDFLESFFHLRRNWNL; from the coding sequence GTGACTAATGACTACGATGTTGTGATTATTGGTGGCAGTTTAGCTGGACGCTTTGCTGCCCTAAGTGCAACCCAATTTAAGGCTAAAGTTGCTTTGGTAGAACCAACAGTAAATGGTGAATTATATTTGGCTAATGCCCTTTACGGGTTTGTCTATCACCAAGCATTTAGTCAAATCAGCAACTTCGCTAAGCAACTTGATGGGGCATTTCTCAAAGGGCTTCACATTTCATGTGCTGACAATGAACAGCAGTGCCAAAGTTCTGTAGATGCTTCCCAAGCATTACTTTACTCTCAAGGCATTATCTCCAAGATTCAAGAACAATATTCACCTGCGATCCTAGCGGCGCAAGGAGTGGATGTTATTGTTGGTGATGGTCAATTTCAACCATCACCAACTCTTGCATTTGTGGTCAACAATCGCCAGCTTCGCGCTCGAACGTATTTACTAGCTACGGGTTCGCGTCCGGAAATACCAGAAATTGAAGGATTGCAAAAAATAGGTTTTCTTACCATACCTGATGTTTGGCAGTCTCTTAGCAGCCCTACGCCACCCAAGCAGTGGGTGATTATTGGTGGTGTTCCCCAAAGTATCGAAATGGCTCAAACTTTAGCGCGTTTGGATTATGATGTGACGCTGATTGTAGCTAGAAAAAACATTCTTCCGCAAGTTGACTTTGAGATATCCCAACTCCTTTGCAGCCAGTTAGAAGCAGAAGGTGTGCGTATTATGACACAATCACCTGTCACTCAAGTCAGACGAATTGAGAATCAAAAATGGCTGCAAGTAGGAGATAAAGCTATTGAAACAGATGAAATTATAGTCGCAACTGCACAACACCCAAATATTGAATCTTTAAATTTAGCTGCAGTCGATGTTAAGTGGAATAGTCATCGCTTATTAGTCAACGATCGCCTGCAAACCACCAATCGTCGTATTTGGGCTTGTGGTGATGTTATTGGTGGCTATGCAATTGCTAATCTTGCTAACTATGAGGCAAGAATTGCTGTACAAAATGCGCTCTTTTTCTCAAGACAGAAAGTTAATTATCAACAGATTCCTTGGGGTATATTTACTTATCCATCAGTAGCACAAGTTGGTTTAACTGAAGCACAAGCTAAACGTCAATACAGCCTAGATAAAATTATAGTTGTAAGACAATATTTTAAATCTATAGCATCAGCCCAAATCCAAGATGAAACAACAGGTATATGTAAATTGATTACCCTGAATCATGGAGAAATATTAGGAGCTTCTATCTTTGGTGCGAAAGCAATAGAATTTATTCATGTGATTGCTTTAGCGATCGCGCAAAAAATTAAGGTAACTCGCTTAGCTCACATAGCACCTCTGTATCCCAGTTTCTCAGAGATTTTAGAGCAAACAGCCCTTTCTTGGAGTCAGCATAAGCTCAATAGCGATCTTGCTTGGCAAGATTTTCTTGAAAGCTTTTTTCACCTACGGCGAAATTGGAATTTGTAA
- a CDS encoding HU family DNA-binding protein, with protein sequence MNKGELVDAVAEKASVTKKQADAVLTAALETIIEAVSSGDKVTLVGFGSFESRERKAREGRNPKTNEKMEIPATKVPAFSAGKLFREKVAPPKS encoded by the coding sequence ATGAACAAAGGCGAATTAGTTGATGCAGTAGCAGAAAAAGCTAGTGTGACCAAGAAACAAGCTGATGCAGTTCTGACAGCTGCACTGGAAACCATCATTGAAGCTGTATCCTCTGGAGATAAAGTGACTCTGGTGGGATTTGGTTCCTTTGAATCACGGGAACGCAAAGCTCGTGAGGGTCGCAACCCCAAAACCAACGAAAAGATGGAAATTCCTGCAACTAAAGTTCCTGCTTTTTCAGCTGGAAAACTGTTTAGGGAAAAAGTTGCGCCCCCAAAATCATAA
- a CDS encoding pentapeptide repeat-containing protein: MSLSFRHWLAEHDIEIPHISQFSSGQIVGLAFRIVQDMELKSLSIFDICPLVEVLEMPLGAVLLEISVFAQLTQNLVTVFSQKKSLKRTEGTWLAFQIAYLRALHQVLSQEKNLHRPWIDRVMIWNRQTRGQREQGEFPPSPPPPISPSSYRPLLDAQLQGLLKTLRPGKLTDTQAEQALSVVADSLLVQQMNNASVAWLLANSAEEAEAKLIVQRLVNGLAGHLLAAIAENAPPFAQLQKFFRLGSSLLPNSTPSASAAGDKIDLYRELYRASLIQSYSEPLFVESFALKDIYVSPKGLPVEKNDSQQVPKASQLVDLMMWAQQQLSDLETVALIESEAGYGKSSFCRIWAGILAQEVYPHWMPVLINLSEVTPCETLEETLNSGFRGNFHVNLSEWLELSHPRCLLILDGLDELPPSYLGKRAKSIFIQQLLDFQSKRQHKVFLTSRSEILQEIAQELPSQLRRITIACWEQDELRQWFQQWTKVQSLPIAQNFFTFLKQAGIFSTRSELQKLSAFVRQPLMLYLLGILHREELLDDEMLQLAAKAQYRGNASLLWEIYYRLSKWLLGYPQAEGIKTVQMRWGSSHIHRTQEAIANLLQGYHPQELLEIMQDKALRILHSGRSQISLTDELDILPAFYFKRGEGRKDFSCLISTLQNPKSKIQNPKSKIQNSLEFTHSKLGDYFCAKAIIAGLKRLVERTPSAYGEPTFVLDSRSEIALHLYKLLGYGALSQEIETLVIEGLRRLNKRECSFELLCERLLPFWYAYCQGHWLNEDIGHKALSYFQVLQNPVNLEQVNAAVGLNIFLLLFSSHQEAKIPFLPCGNPASLTEFNSEALTWLIGRTSILGKNTLIFRLRSKSFSFINLSGVHLEEVMLAGFNFEQVNLSNAELVGANLAAANFQDANLAGADLSNTNLENANFMGADLTGANLTGVNLESVNLTNACLFQAVLTDAIKEIALSKGAIFSSEQFQIIKNFLSQQSQLNIISSTDNTAVWTNNNMLEKGIIESIEGELILSEESYDISDQ; encoded by the coding sequence ATGAGTTTGAGTTTTAGGCATTGGTTAGCAGAACACGATATTGAAATTCCCCATATAAGCCAATTTTCATCGGGGCAGATAGTGGGCTTGGCGTTTCGTATTGTTCAGGATATGGAACTCAAAAGCCTGAGTATATTTGATATTTGTCCGTTAGTCGAAGTTTTAGAAATGCCTTTAGGGGCTGTTTTACTGGAAATTTCTGTTTTTGCACAACTCACTCAAAACCTAGTCACCGTCTTTAGCCAAAAAAAATCTTTAAAACGCACTGAGGGAACGTGGTTAGCGTTCCAAATTGCTTATCTCCGTGCTTTACACCAAGTTCTTAGTCAGGAAAAAAACCTACACCGACCTTGGATCGATAGGGTGATGATATGGAATAGGCAGACAAGAGGACAAAGGGAACAAGGAGAATTCCCCCCCTCCCCCCCTCCCCCTATCTCCCCCTCCTCTTATCGTCCTCTTCTGGATGCTCAACTCCAAGGGTTGCTGAAAACTCTCCGTCCTGGAAAACTCACGGACACTCAAGCTGAGCAAGCATTGTCTGTAGTTGCAGATTCATTACTTGTCCAACAGATGAATAATGCTTCTGTGGCTTGGTTATTGGCTAATAGTGCAGAAGAAGCAGAAGCTAAATTGATCGTACAACGGTTGGTGAATGGACTTGCTGGACATTTGCTTGCTGCAATTGCAGAAAATGCTCCCCCATTTGCTCAACTCCAAAAATTCTTTCGGCTAGGTAGTTCGTTACTCCCAAATTCTACGCCTAGTGCTTCAGCCGCAGGTGACAAAATAGACTTGTACCGAGAACTCTACCGAGCCAGTTTGATTCAAAGTTACTCAGAACCGCTATTTGTAGAATCTTTTGCTCTCAAAGATATTTATGTCTCTCCCAAGGGTCTGCCAGTAGAGAAGAATGATTCCCAACAAGTGCCAAAAGCTTCTCAGTTAGTCGATTTAATGATGTGGGCGCAGCAACAACTCTCCGATCTAGAAACTGTCGCTTTGATTGAATCGGAAGCGGGTTATGGAAAAAGTAGCTTTTGCCGAATTTGGGCAGGAATACTGGCTCAGGAAGTTTATCCTCACTGGATGCCTGTCCTTATTAACCTTTCCGAGGTAACACCTTGCGAAACTTTGGAAGAAACATTGAATTCTGGCTTTAGAGGAAACTTTCACGTCAATCTTTCAGAATGGTTGGAATTATCTCATCCCAGATGCCTTTTAATTTTAGATGGTTTGGATGAGCTACCACCTTCTTATCTGGGTAAAAGGGCAAAATCAATTTTTATTCAGCAATTGCTTGACTTTCAATCCAAGCGCCAACACAAAGTTTTCTTGACCAGTCGGTCAGAGATATTGCAAGAAATCGCTCAAGAACTGCCATCACAATTGAGACGAATTACTATAGCGTGTTGGGAACAGGACGAACTCAGACAGTGGTTCCAGCAATGGACAAAAGTACAATCTTTGCCGATTGCTCAAAATTTCTTTACGTTTTTAAAACAGGCGGGTATCTTTTCTACCAGATCGGAACTACAAAAACTCTCTGCCTTTGTTCGGCAACCTTTGATGCTTTATTTGCTGGGCATTTTACATCGTGAAGAATTGCTTGATGATGAAATGTTGCAGCTAGCAGCTAAAGCTCAGTACAGGGGAAATGCTTCTTTGCTATGGGAAATTTATTACCGTCTGAGTAAATGGCTGTTAGGTTACCCTCAGGCTGAAGGTATTAAAACAGTGCAAATGCGCTGGGGGTCAAGCCATATTCACCGTACTCAGGAAGCGATCGCAAATCTATTACAAGGTTACCACCCGCAAGAGTTACTTGAGATTATGCAAGATAAAGCGCTACGTATTTTACATTCAGGGCGGTCTCAGATAAGTTTGACTGATGAATTAGATATATTACCAGCGTTTTATTTTAAGCGAGGGGAAGGACGTAAAGACTTCTCATGCTTAATCTCTACACTTCAAAATCCAAAATCCAAAATCCAAAATCCAAAATCCAAAATCCAAAATTCTTTAGAGTTTACTCACTCTAAATTAGGTGATTATTTTTGTGCTAAAGCGATAATTGCAGGGTTAAAACGGTTAGTTGAACGTACTCCAAGTGCGTATGGTGAACCTACCTTTGTATTAGATTCAAGAAGTGAAATTGCCCTCCATCTTTACAAGTTACTTGGTTATGGTGCTCTCAGTCAGGAAATAGAAACACTTGTGATTGAGGGGTTGCGGCGCTTGAACAAGCGGGAGTGTTCTTTTGAGTTACTGTGTGAGCGTCTGTTACCTTTCTGGTATGCCTATTGCCAAGGTCATTGGTTAAATGAGGACATAGGACATAAGGCTTTGAGTTACTTTCAGGTGTTGCAAAACCCTGTTAATCTTGAACAGGTGAATGCAGCAGTAGGATTAAATATTTTTTTATTGCTTTTTAGCAGCCATCAGGAAGCAAAAATTCCTTTTTTGCCTTGTGGAAATCCTGCTTCTTTAACTGAATTTAATTCAGAAGCACTCACGTGGCTGATAGGTAGGACATCGATTTTAGGCAAAAACACTCTTATATTTCGCCTTCGCTCAAAATCTTTTAGCTTTATCAATTTGTCAGGAGTTCATTTGGAAGAAGTAATGCTAGCAGGGTTTAATTTTGAGCAAGTGAATTTATCAAATGCTGAGTTAGTTGGGGCAAATTTAGCAGCAGCAAATTTTCAAGATGCAAACCTTGCAGGTGCAGATCTCTCGAATACAAATTTAGAGAATGCTAACTTCATGGGAGCCGATCTCACAGGCGCAAATCTCACAGGAGTGAATCTTGAGTCTGTTAATCTGACTAATGCCTGTTTATTTCAAGCTGTGTTAACTGATGCTATTAAAGAGATTGCTTTAAGCAAGGGTGCTATATTCTCATCAGAACAGTTTCAAATCATCAAAAATTTCCTGTCACAACAATCCCAACTTAATATTATTAGCAGTACGGACAATACAGCTGTCTGGACTAACAACAATATGTTGGAGAAGGGAATTATTGAAAGTATAGAAGGGGAACTGATTCTTTCAGAAGAGTCATACGATATCAGTGACCAGTGA